Proteins encoded in a region of the Vitis riparia cultivar Riparia Gloire de Montpellier isolate 1030 chromosome 7, EGFV_Vit.rip_1.0, whole genome shotgun sequence genome:
- the LOC117917628 gene encoding uncharacterized protein LOC117917628, producing MESPAQNEYALFEQKVKRAVYIDNISPQVTDAVLKTALNQFGTVVSIHFIPNYVEPSKIPRCALVEMAKQSEAEAIISDMNNYPFMMSGMPRPARARPAEVEMFDDRPIKPGRRIQCRWLDKEDPDFEVAKKLKQLVRKHASEASFMLKNQLEEEEKLAKQQAEVLKTNYKKYEMIDSVLADGAARRLARHYNFNVSDD from the exons atggAATCTCCAGCACAGAATGAGTATGCCTTATTTGAGCAAAAGGTGAAGCGAGCAGTTTACATTGACAACATCTCACCACAGGTCACTGATGCGGTTCTAAAAACTGCACTCAATCAGTTTGGGACAGTTGTCAGCATTCATTTCATCCCCAATTATGTGGAACCTTCGAAGATCCCACGGTGTGCATTGGTTGAGATGGCAAAACAAAGTGAGGCTGAAGCCATTATTTCAGACATGAACAATTATCCTTTCATGATGTCTGGGATGCCAAGGCCTGCACGAGCACGACCTGCAGAGGTGGAGATGTTTGATGATCGCCCAATAAAGCCTGGTAGGAGGATACAGTGCCGATGGCTAGACAAAGAGGACCCTGACTTTGAGGTAGCCAAGAAGCTAAAGCAGCTGGTGCGTAAACATGCTTCAGAAGCTTCTTTCATGCTCAAG AATCAACTAGAGGAAGAAGAGAAGCTTGCAAAGCAGCAAGCAGAGGTCCTCAAAACAAATTACAAGAAGTACGAGATGATAGATAGTGTCCTAGCTGATGGAGCTGCTCGTCGTTTAGCACGACACTACAATTTCAATGTGTCAGATGATTGA